The genome window GGAGCTCGCTCTGGAAAATATCGTCGCTTGCCGGGATACAGCCACCAAACAGGAGATCTGTTTTCCCTGTGGCCTCCTGTATCTGTTCCTCCAGTGCTGCCGGCAGGTCCCTCGGCACCCTGTTTACCACGAGCACTTTATTTCTAACTTCTAATTTTAATGCCTTAGTAAGATCGGCTATGCGTGCCGCTGCGACTATCCCCCGGATTGAAGGATCAGACACAGCAAATAAGGTATGTATCTTCCGGAGGTTTAAGCGGCTCAGGTGCTCCATTCCCGCCTCATTATCGACTATGAGATAGCGGTAACTCCTGGCCAGCCCCTCTATTACCTGTGCCAGGATCGTATTGGCCATGCAATAGCATCCAGGGCCTTCGGGCCGGCCCATGACCAGTAAGTCAAAACCCTTGGCCTCTATAATGGCACGGTTTATGTGCATCTCCATGTAATCTCTCTTGGTCATGCCGGGAGGTGTCTCTGTCTTCATGCTCTCCCTGATATCTCCCAGGCTGGTCTCCACTGAAAGGCCGATGAGTTCATTAAGATTTTCATTGGCATCGGCGTCCACGGCCAGCACAGGAGTCAGGCCTTTCTCCACAAGGTATTTGATCAGGAGTGCACTGAGGGTGGTCTTGCCGGTGCCGCCCTTACCGGCCATGGCAAGGATCCGGGCTGTTTCAGGACTATGGGTGTCAGAAATCAGATTCAACAGCTAAGTAAGGGCCCATCGCCCCTAATAGTTTCGGATTCAGAGGACTGTTAATGGCATCAAGTTCCTCGACAGAAAGGAGAAAACCAAGGCTCTGGCGGAACTGAATAATCCTGCATGCAGTGACTTCACCAATGCCCGGGAGAAGGGCCAGTTCCTCAATAGACGCACGGTTTATATCCACAGGACGAAAAAAGAGCAGCTCCCTTGCACTGCAGGCATCTTGTGAATTATTTGCAATAACATCTCTTTTAGAAAGAGCTTGAGCCTGTCCTCCCCGATGTGACGCCAGCTGATGTTCTGCTAATAGAAAACAGCCAACTATGAGGACTAAGACAAAGATTTGTTCTGTATATATATTATACTCTGAAAGGCTACGATTGCACATTTAACTTCCACAACCCCAAGGGCCTGTTGATAAGAATTTTTATTAAAGTAAGCTATTAGTCATTATGAAGCAACCAGCAAAGATTGAAAAAGCAGAGATCTACGCATTAAAAATCCCTTTTAAGATGGATTTTACGCATGCAATGGCATCGCGATCCTTTTCCGATTCCCTTATTCTCAAAATAGAAGGGCATGGGAAAAGGGGATTCGGTGAGGCTGTCGTGCGAGACTATGTATCGGGCGAGATCTGGAAAGATGCAGACCCGCTGGAAAATGCCAAGGAAATTATAGTAAGAATACTCGGGCCCCTTATTGAAAAGGATATATCGTGGGAAGAAGCAAAAGAGCATTTGGATTCCCTGGCCATTGAATCACACGAGCTTCCCCTGTTATGTGCAGCAGAAACAGCGCTCCTTGACATGTTTTGCAACAGCTCAGGGGAAGACATCTATGGCCTGTTAAAAAAAGAGC of Deltaproteobacteria bacterium contains these proteins:
- a CDS encoding carbon monoxide dehydrogenase; protein product: MAGKGGTGKTTLSALLIKYLVEKGLTPVLAVDADANENLNELIGLSVETSLGDIRESMKTETPPGMTKRDYMEMHINRAIIEAKGFDLLVMGRPEGPGCYCMANTILAQVIEGLARSYRYLIVDNEAGMEHLSRLNLRKIHTLFAVSDPSIRGIVAAARIADLTKALKLEVRNKVLVVNRVPRDLPAALEEQIQEATGKTDLLFGGCIPASDDIFQSELQQESLLKLSAKTDVLQATKRIFDKFL